A window of Aeromicrobium sp. A1-2 contains these coding sequences:
- a CDS encoding PspC domain-containing protein — protein sequence MKKLTRSRDEKWIGGVCGGIAAYTDLDVNLIRLLLVIVTVLGAGSLIVAYVVAWILMPRAPKQWQPWTTPSTDAPATSHEPGPPSA from the coding sequence ATGAAGAAGCTCACTCGCAGTCGTGACGAGAAGTGGATCGGCGGCGTGTGCGGAGGCATCGCCGCGTACACCGATCTCGATGTCAACCTGATCCGACTGCTGCTCGTCATCGTCACGGTGCTGGGTGCCGGCTCGCTCATCGTGGCCTACGTCGTGGCCTGGATCCTCATGCCGCGCGCACCGAAGCAGTGGCAGCCGTGGACCACCCCGTCTACTGACGCGCCAGCCACGTCGCACGAGCCTGGACCGCCGTCTGCGTGA
- a CDS encoding SRPBCC family protein, which translates to MHADNTWAARGMTTNRRTIAATPGEVWDVLADGWLYPLWVVGATRIRDVDDDWPTKGSRIHHSVGAWPVMIDDHTRVLDVVPGRSLTLRARAWPMGEADVVLRLSDVGVETEVTIEEEVVSGPGTLIPSPVTALSLKWRNVETLRRLAFVVEGRRGTPS; encoded by the coding sequence ATGCATGCAGACAACACGTGGGCGGCACGCGGCATGACGACCAACCGGCGCACGATCGCCGCGACCCCCGGCGAGGTGTGGGACGTGCTCGCCGATGGCTGGCTCTATCCGTTGTGGGTCGTCGGCGCGACGCGGATCCGGGACGTCGACGACGACTGGCCGACCAAGGGCAGCCGCATTCACCACTCGGTCGGCGCGTGGCCGGTCATGATCGACGACCACACCCGGGTGCTGGACGTCGTGCCGGGGCGTTCGCTGACACTGCGGGCGCGGGCCTGGCCGATGGGTGAGGCAGACGTCGTGCTCCGGCTCAGCGACGTCGGGGTGGAGACCGAGGTCACGATCGAGGAAGAGGTCGTGTCCGGACCCGGCACCCTCATACCGTCACCTGTCACGGCCCTTTCGCTCAAGTGGCGCAACGTCGAGACGCTCCGACGATTGGCCTTCGTCGTCGAGGGTCGTCGCGGGACGCCCAGCTAG
- a CDS encoding FAD-dependent oxidoreductase, with protein sequence MTSLWLDRTDQTMSDPLPVDGRIDDIVVGAGLTGLTTALLLARAGRRVAVLEARTIGAVATGNTTAKLSLLQGTKLSKILSRQSHRVAQAYVDSNLEGQQWLLRFCADHGVATQTRDAVTYAAQRDQVESARDELDAAKSLGLGARWTDELSVSFPHRGGVVLPDQAQFDPVEVLLALSEQVRAHGGTIHEGHRVVSASKIGRPTVQLDDGASLGAEQVVLATGTPILDRGLYFARLEPLRSYALAFDVDEAPQAMYLSAGAPSRSIRDAPRGRSTKLLIGGAGHTVGRTRSEAAHVDELREWTAKYFPGAVETHVWSAQDYQSHDAVPYVGALPRGGGRFHVATGFDKWGMTNGVAAARSISARILGDPQPWAKPLGRRIPRPAGVVQGLLTNVGVGVALAKGVVAAESRPMPSEPSEGSGEIGRDGVVPTGVSTVNGRTCAVRALCTHLGGILAWNDQERSWDCPLHGSRFSPEGDVLEGPATRPLARP encoded by the coding sequence GTGACCTCCCTGTGGCTCGACCGGACCGACCAGACCATGAGCGATCCGCTGCCAGTGGACGGACGGATCGATGACATCGTCGTTGGCGCGGGCCTGACCGGCCTGACCACGGCGCTGCTCCTGGCCCGCGCTGGCCGGAGGGTCGCGGTCCTCGAGGCCCGCACGATCGGCGCCGTGGCGACCGGCAACACGACCGCGAAGCTGTCGCTGCTGCAGGGCACCAAGCTGTCCAAGATCCTGAGCCGGCAGTCCCACCGGGTGGCCCAGGCGTACGTCGACAGCAACCTCGAGGGTCAACAGTGGCTGTTGCGGTTCTGTGCGGACCACGGCGTGGCCACGCAGACCCGGGATGCAGTGACATACGCCGCCCAGCGCGATCAGGTCGAGTCGGCCAGAGACGAGCTCGACGCGGCCAAGTCCCTCGGACTTGGCGCGCGCTGGACCGACGAGCTGTCCGTGTCGTTCCCGCACCGTGGTGGGGTGGTGCTGCCCGACCAAGCGCAGTTCGACCCGGTCGAGGTCCTGCTGGCCCTCTCCGAACAGGTCCGGGCGCACGGCGGCACGATCCACGAGGGGCATCGCGTCGTGAGCGCCTCGAAGATCGGCCGACCGACGGTGCAGCTCGACGACGGGGCGAGCCTGGGCGCGGAGCAGGTCGTGCTGGCGACCGGCACCCCGATCCTGGATCGCGGGCTCTACTTCGCCAGGCTTGAGCCGCTGCGCTCGTACGCGCTGGCCTTCGACGTCGACGAGGCGCCGCAGGCGATGTACCTGTCCGCGGGTGCGCCGAGCCGGTCGATCCGCGATGCCCCTCGGGGCCGGTCGACCAAGCTCCTGATCGGCGGCGCGGGCCACACTGTCGGTCGTACCCGCTCCGAAGCGGCCCATGTCGACGAGCTGCGTGAGTGGACCGCGAAGTACTTCCCCGGTGCGGTCGAGACGCATGTGTGGTCGGCGCAGGACTATCAGTCCCACGACGCGGTCCCGTACGTCGGCGCTCTGCCACGGGGTGGCGGCCGGTTCCACGTCGCGACCGGATTCGACAAGTGGGGGATGACCAACGGGGTCGCCGCGGCCCGCAGCATCTCGGCTCGAATCCTGGGCGATCCGCAGCCGTGGGCCAAGCCGCTCGGCCGACGCATCCCGCGTCCGGCCGGTGTAGTGCAGGGCTTGTTGACGAATGTGGGCGTGGGGGTCGCGCTGGCCAAGGGCGTCGTGGCCGCGGAGTCACGCCCCATGCCTTCGGAGCCGTCCGAAGGTTCCGGTGAGATCGGTCGGGACGGAGTGGTGCCGACGGGCGTCTCGACCGTCAACGGCCGGACCTGCGCCGTCCGCGCACTTTGCACCCACCTCGGCGGGATCCTGGCCTGGAATGACCAGGAGCGGTCATGGGACTGCCCGCTGCATGGCTCGCGGTTCTCCCCCGAGGGAGATGTCCTCGAGGGCCCGGCGACCCGTCCGCTGGCGCGGCCCTAG
- a CDS encoding glycerophosphodiester phosphodiesterase: MSRTPPVIIAHRGVPGERLEHTRPSYLLAIEQGADYIEPDVVSTKDGVLVVRHENEIGGTTDVAEHPEFAERKVSKFIDGVPCTGWFTEDFTLAEIKTLRVCERLPALRPQNIRLEHTQRILTFDEVLVIAQEATRWRETPVGVYVETKHPTYFAGIGLDLNDLLVTALERRGVNRAGSPIMIQSMEVGNLRRLRDRTPLPLIQLMNRKGAPYDLVAARDPRTYATLSSPAELAEIATYANGIGPNKSQIIARDKRSRLAGETRLVGHAHDVGLMVHIWTMRNENNFLPTDLRTSSNKAAHGNAVGEYLAFFDAGVDGLFSDFTQTAVQARATWLARQ, translated from the coding sequence GTGTCCCGGACACCCCCCGTCATCATCGCCCACCGCGGAGTGCCCGGTGAGCGGCTTGAGCACACACGCCCGTCGTACCTGTTGGCAATCGAACAGGGCGCGGACTACATCGAGCCGGATGTCGTCAGCACCAAAGATGGTGTCCTGGTCGTCCGCCACGAAAACGAGATCGGTGGGACGACGGACGTTGCGGAGCATCCAGAATTCGCCGAGCGCAAGGTCTCAAAGTTCATCGATGGTGTGCCGTGCACCGGATGGTTCACCGAAGACTTCACGCTTGCGGAGATCAAGACACTGCGGGTGTGCGAGCGGCTTCCGGCCTTGCGGCCGCAGAACATCCGGCTGGAGCACACGCAGCGGATCCTGACCTTCGACGAGGTCCTGGTGATTGCCCAGGAGGCGACCAGGTGGCGGGAGACCCCGGTCGGCGTCTACGTCGAGACCAAGCACCCGACGTACTTTGCTGGGATTGGCCTGGACCTCAACGACCTGCTGGTCACCGCTCTGGAGCGCCGCGGGGTCAATCGGGCCGGGAGTCCGATCATGATCCAGTCGATGGAGGTCGGCAACCTGCGGCGCCTGCGTGACCGAACCCCCTTGCCACTGATCCAGCTGATGAATCGCAAGGGCGCTCCGTACGATCTGGTCGCAGCGCGCGATCCGCGCACGTACGCGACTCTCAGCTCTCCGGCGGAGCTGGCGGAGATCGCGACCTACGCGAACGGAATCGGACCCAACAAGAGTCAGATCATCGCCCGGGACAAGCGATCCCGACTGGCTGGGGAGACGCGGCTTGTCGGGCATGCCCATGACGTCGGACTGATGGTCCACATCTGGACCATGCGCAACGAGAACAACTTCCTCCCGACCGACCTGCGGACCAGCAGCAACAAGGCCGCCCACGGCAATGCCGTGGGCGAGTACCTTGCGTTCTTCGACGCGGGGGTCGACGGGCTGTTCTCCGACTTCACGCAGACGGCGGTCCAGGCTCGTGCGACGTGGCTGGCGCGTCAGTAG
- a CDS encoding iron-containing redox enzyme family protein yields MLLPKARGDLSQALFVALRHPDENVSALSDLRPTDDDDAQIALWTMYELHYAGFEDVDDSMEWRPEILGLRRDLETGFERLLRERHRATTLDGPFAEALFSYVEDHDGPSLAAHVHRHADRDQVLELLRHRSIYHLKESDPVAWVVPRLPTVPKAALMELQYDEYGGGDPNRLHSHLFALGLDASGLRSDYGAYIDDVPVETLQENNAMSLFGLHRRLRAAALGHLAAFETTSSLPSRRMAQGLSRLDFPPEIVAYYQEHVEADAVHEQLAVRTICGSLVKLEPQLVDDVVFGAFTCLDLADRYARRMLAQWAA; encoded by the coding sequence ATGCTGCTCCCCAAGGCCCGCGGTGACCTGAGCCAAGCGCTGTTCGTCGCGCTGCGTCACCCTGACGAGAACGTCTCGGCACTGTCCGACCTCCGGCCCACCGACGACGATGACGCTCAGATTGCGCTGTGGACGATGTATGAGCTGCACTACGCCGGCTTCGAGGACGTCGACGACTCGATGGAGTGGCGACCCGAGATCCTGGGCCTACGGCGTGATCTCGAGACCGGCTTCGAGCGTCTGCTGCGTGAGCGGCACCGAGCCACGACGCTGGACGGCCCGTTCGCGGAGGCCCTGTTCTCGTACGTCGAGGACCACGACGGACCCTCGCTCGCGGCTCACGTGCACCGGCACGCCGACCGGGACCAGGTGCTCGAGCTGCTCCGGCACCGCTCGATCTACCATCTCAAGGAGTCCGATCCGGTTGCCTGGGTCGTGCCCCGGCTCCCGACGGTGCCGAAGGCCGCGCTCATGGAGCTGCAGTACGACGAGTACGGCGGCGGCGACCCCAACCGGCTGCACTCCCACCTCTTCGCGCTCGGGCTCGACGCCTCCGGCCTCCGGTCGGATTATGGCGCGTACATCGACGACGTCCCGGTCGAGACGCTGCAGGAGAACAATGCGATGTCGTTGTTCGGGCTGCATCGCCGGCTGCGGGCCGCGGCGCTGGGTCATCTCGCGGCCTTTGAGACGACCAGCTCGCTGCCGTCCCGACGGATGGCGCAGGGCCTGTCCCGACTCGACTTCCCACCGGAGATCGTGGCGTACTACCAAGAACACGTCGAGGCTGATGCCGTGCACGAGCAGCTCGCCGTGCGGACAATTTGCGGATCGCTGGTCAAGCTGGAGCCACAGTTGGTCGACGACGTCGTATTCGGGGCGTTCACGTGCCTGGACCTCGCCGATCGCTATGCCCGGCGGATGCTTGCGCAGTGGGCCGCATGA
- a CDS encoding GMC family oxidoreductase produces the protein MTASRAALGGGHPVPEFDHDVVVIGSGFGGSVSALRLTEKGYKVAVLEAGKRFEDKDFAASSWRLRKFLWMPQIGCYGIQRIDKLKDVLILSGAGVGGGSLVYANTLYEPLDPFYRDTAWGHITDWKSELAPYYDQAKRMLGVTVYPYVSPADEIVKKVAEQMGVGGTFHHTPVGVYFGQPGEKVADPYFGGAGPERNACLNCGECMTGCRHNAKNTLVKNYLHLAESAGAEVHPMTTVTAVRPLPGGGYEIETRRTNRRFRPHQKITAEQVVFSASTMGTQKLLHKMKDQGHLSGVSDRLGLLTRTNSEALLGSIADGKDVDYSQGVAITSSFHPDEFTHIEPTRYGKGSNAMSLMQTVLTDGSTDTPRWRVWLKQVWKQKRNLLKLYDLRHWSERTIIALVMQTHDNSITTYTKRGITGKRKLTSKQGHGAPNPAFIEPGHRAVQMMADEMGGTAGGTIGEPFNVPLTAHFMGGCAIGDSPESGVIDPYQRLYGHPGLHVADGSAITANLGVNPSLTITAQTERVMSYWPNKGETDVRPAVGEAYRQMDPIAPKSPVVPADAPAALRLPIVGVS, from the coding sequence ATGACCGCGAGCCGCGCGGCGCTTGGAGGAGGACACCCCGTGCCTGAGTTCGACCACGACGTTGTTGTCATCGGTTCCGGTTTCGGTGGGAGCGTCTCGGCGCTGCGGCTGACTGAGAAGGGCTACAAGGTCGCCGTGCTCGAGGCCGGCAAGCGCTTCGAGGACAAGGACTTCGCCGCGAGCTCCTGGCGGCTGCGTAAGTTCCTCTGGATGCCGCAGATCGGGTGCTACGGCATCCAGCGCATCGACAAGCTCAAGGACGTCCTGATCCTCTCCGGGGCAGGAGTCGGCGGGGGATCGCTGGTCTACGCCAACACGCTCTACGAGCCGCTCGACCCGTTCTACCGCGACACCGCGTGGGGCCACATCACTGACTGGAAGTCCGAGCTGGCGCCGTACTACGACCAGGCCAAGCGGATGCTGGGCGTCACGGTCTACCCGTATGTGTCGCCCGCGGACGAGATCGTCAAAAAGGTCGCCGAGCAGATGGGCGTCGGCGGCACGTTCCACCACACCCCAGTCGGCGTCTACTTCGGCCAGCCGGGCGAGAAGGTGGCCGACCCGTACTTCGGCGGTGCCGGGCCTGAGCGCAATGCCTGCCTCAACTGCGGCGAGTGCATGACCGGCTGCCGGCACAACGCCAAGAACACCCTGGTCAAGAACTACCTCCACCTGGCCGAGTCCGCGGGCGCCGAGGTCCACCCGATGACGACCGTCACGGCCGTGCGCCCGCTGCCGGGTGGTGGCTACGAGATCGAGACCCGCCGGACCAACCGTCGCTTCCGCCCGCACCAGAAGATCACCGCGGAGCAGGTCGTCTTCTCGGCCAGCACGATGGGCACCCAGAAGCTACTGCACAAGATGAAGGACCAGGGTCACCTGTCGGGTGTCTCGGACCGACTCGGGCTGCTGACCCGAACGAACTCCGAAGCACTCCTGGGCTCGATAGCCGACGGCAAGGACGTCGACTACAGCCAGGGTGTGGCGATCACGTCGTCGTTCCACCCCGACGAGTTCACCCACATCGAGCCGACCCGGTACGGCAAGGGATCCAACGCGATGTCGCTGATGCAGACCGTCCTGACGGATGGCAGCACCGACACCCCGCGGTGGCGCGTGTGGCTCAAGCAGGTGTGGAAGCAGAAGCGCAACCTGCTCAAGCTGTACGACCTGCGTCACTGGTCGGAGCGCACGATCATCGCGCTGGTCATGCAGACGCACGACAACTCGATCACGACCTACACCAAGCGCGGCATCACCGGGAAGCGCAAGCTGACTTCCAAGCAGGGGCATGGCGCTCCCAACCCGGCGTTCATCGAGCCCGGCCACCGTGCCGTGCAGATGATGGCCGACGAGATGGGTGGCACCGCCGGCGGGACGATCGGCGAGCCGTTCAACGTCCCTCTCACGGCCCACTTCATGGGTGGCTGCGCGATCGGGGACTCGCCCGAGAGCGGTGTCATCGACCCTTACCAGCGGCTGTACGGCCACCCGGGTCTTCACGTCGCGGACGGCTCGGCCATCACGGCCAACTTGGGCGTCAATCCGTCTCTGACGATCACGGCCCAGACCGAGCGAGTCATGTCGTACTGGCCCAACAAGGGCGAGACGGACGTGCGTCCGGCCGTTGGGGAGGCGTACCGGCAGATGGATCCGATCGCGCCGAAGAGCCCCGTGGTGCCAGCAGACGCCCCCGCCGCTCTCCGCCTGCCCATCGTCGGAGTGAGCTAG
- the guaA gene encoding glutamine-hydrolyzing GMP synthase: MTPDRDLVLVVDFGAQYAQLIARRVREARVYSEIVPHTMPIAEMMAKQPAAIILSGGPSSVYEPGAPSLDATLFDAEVPVFGICYGFMAMAQALGGNVAHTGQREYGRTAVSVLEPGTLLAGMPETLTSWMSHGDEVVAAPEGFTVNANSPRATVAAFENTDRRLAGVQWHPEVLHSEQGQQILEAFLVDIAGCRQTWTSSNIVEEQVALIRAEVGDARVICGLSGGVDSAVAAALVQQAIGDQLTCVFVDHGLLREGEAEQVETDYVKATGVDLKVVEASEQFLGFLAGVSDPEDKRKIIGREFIRTFEQAEREVLATPGTPVRFLVQGTLYPDVVESGGGEGAANIKSHHNVGGLPEDLEFSLIEPLRTLFKDEVRDVGRQLGLPEGIVGRHPFPGPGLAIRIVGAVDAERLRILREADAIVREETTAAGLDGEIWQFPVVLLADVRSVGVQGDARTYGHPIVLRPVSSEDAMTADWSRLPYEVLERISTRITNEVDEVNRVVLDITSKPPGTIEWE, from the coding sequence GTGACCCCTGATCGTGACCTTGTCCTCGTTGTCGACTTCGGGGCGCAGTACGCCCAACTGATTGCGCGTCGCGTGCGTGAGGCTCGGGTGTATTCCGAGATCGTCCCGCACACCATGCCGATCGCGGAGATGATGGCCAAGCAGCCTGCGGCGATCATCCTGTCGGGCGGGCCGTCATCGGTCTACGAGCCCGGTGCGCCGAGCCTCGACGCGACGTTGTTCGACGCCGAGGTCCCGGTGTTTGGCATCTGCTACGGCTTCATGGCAATGGCCCAGGCGTTGGGCGGCAACGTCGCCCACACGGGTCAGCGTGAGTACGGCCGCACGGCCGTCAGTGTGCTCGAGCCCGGCACGCTGCTCGCCGGGATGCCCGAGACCCTGACCTCCTGGATGTCGCACGGCGACGAGGTCGTCGCAGCCCCCGAGGGATTCACCGTCAATGCCAACTCACCGCGCGCAACGGTCGCGGCATTCGAGAACACCGACCGCAGGCTTGCCGGCGTCCAGTGGCACCCCGAAGTGCTGCACAGTGAGCAGGGCCAGCAGATCCTGGAAGCCTTCCTCGTCGACATCGCCGGCTGCCGGCAGACCTGGACCAGCAGCAACATCGTCGAGGAGCAGGTTGCGCTGATCCGTGCCGAGGTCGGTGACGCGCGGGTGATCTGTGGTCTTTCCGGTGGCGTCGACTCGGCCGTGGCCGCAGCACTCGTGCAGCAGGCCATCGGCGACCAGCTGACCTGTGTGTTCGTCGATCACGGTCTGCTGCGTGAGGGCGAGGCCGAGCAGGTCGAGACCGACTACGTCAAGGCCACCGGTGTCGATCTGAAGGTCGTCGAGGCCAGCGAGCAGTTCCTGGGCTTCCTCGCCGGGGTCTCGGACCCCGAGGACAAGCGCAAGATCATCGGTCGCGAGTTCATCCGCACTTTCGAGCAGGCCGAGCGTGAGGTGCTCGCGACGCCGGGCACCCCGGTCCGCTTCCTGGTGCAGGGCACGCTCTATCCCGATGTGGTCGAGTCCGGCGGTGGGGAGGGTGCGGCCAACATCAAGAGCCACCACAACGTCGGTGGGCTGCCCGAAGACCTCGAGTTCAGCCTGATCGAGCCGCTCCGCACCTTGTTCAAGGACGAGGTGCGCGACGTCGGCCGTCAGCTGGGCCTGCCCGAGGGCATCGTCGGGCGCCACCCGTTCCCCGGACCGGGGCTCGCGATCCGCATCGTCGGCGCCGTTGACGCCGAACGCCTGCGAATCCTCCGTGAGGCCGACGCGATAGTCCGCGAGGAGACCACGGCGGCCGGGCTCGACGGCGAGATCTGGCAGTTCCCGGTCGTGCTCCTGGCGGACGTCCGGTCGGTGGGTGTGCAGGGCGACGCCCGGACGTACGGGCACCCGATCGTGCTGCGCCCGGTCTCCAGCGAAGACGCCATGACGGCGGACTGGAGCCGGCTGCCCTACGAGGTCCTGGAGCGGATCTCGACTCGCATCACCAACGAGGTCGACGAGGTCAACCGGGTCGTCCTGGACATCACGAGCAAGCCGCCGGGCACGATCGAGTGGGAGTGA
- a CDS encoding CDGSH iron-sulfur domain-containing protein, whose translation MSGDHGFEHPDVILCPGGPMLIRGDHLIEDSDGVAHPTRRPVSAVCRCGKSGSQPWCDGTHKILPDRARP comes from the coding sequence ATGAGCGGCGACCACGGATTCGAGCACCCTGACGTGATCCTGTGCCCGGGCGGACCCATGCTGATCCGGGGCGATCACCTCATCGAGGACTCCGACGGCGTGGCGCACCCGACCCGACGCCCGGTCAGCGCGGTGTGCCGGTGCGGCAAGTCCGGAAGCCAACCGTGGTGTGACGGCACCCACAAGATCCTTCCCGACCGCGCCAGGCCCTAG
- a CDS encoding PspC domain-containing protein → MNAERTLPPEPDDGFEPQRLRTITDMKRSTDDRMLGGVASGAAKYLNIDPVIVRVVIAVLTVVGFAGLILYVAAWFLLPAEGEERSIAADWFKLDKNEEQVRIAGMVGAAVLAVIAIVGDNGYAWWGFPWLLVPAAAIYYLFAVRPRRRRAAAAELAAYYAQHAQPVGARTQTPAHEPQLARRPPMVGGSYARPPRDQSWALTWLTLSLAAIALASTRIYAEYHESAPWPTYVAVALGVVAIGLLVSTVLGHGGPLIAIGILLAAALAIGSLIPSGRIGADYPTPLDAGQVDGTYKHGVGLLELDLTDVADPDALLGRTVSIRAGVGQTKVMVPAGLNVEVTSQLGAGQVVIFDRQAEGTRNRLAHPADSGPALTIDIHQRIGNIEVIRK, encoded by the coding sequence ATGAACGCAGAACGCACCCTCCCACCCGAGCCGGACGACGGCTTCGAGCCGCAGCGGCTCCGCACCATCACCGACATGAAGCGGTCGACGGACGACCGCATGCTCGGCGGTGTGGCATCCGGGGCCGCCAAGTACCTCAACATCGACCCCGTCATCGTTCGGGTCGTCATCGCGGTGCTCACGGTGGTCGGCTTCGCGGGTCTGATCCTCTACGTCGCGGCCTGGTTCCTGCTGCCGGCCGAGGGCGAGGAGCGCAGCATCGCCGCCGACTGGTTCAAGCTCGACAAGAACGAAGAGCAGGTTCGGATCGCCGGCATGGTCGGGGCCGCCGTGCTCGCGGTCATCGCGATCGTGGGCGACAACGGCTACGCGTGGTGGGGATTCCCATGGCTTCTCGTGCCAGCAGCCGCGATCTACTACCTGTTCGCGGTGCGGCCCCGGCGCCGCCGGGCCGCCGCGGCCGAGCTCGCCGCCTACTACGCGCAGCATGCCCAGCCCGTCGGCGCGCGGACCCAGACCCCGGCGCACGAACCGCAGCTCGCGCGCAGGCCACCGATGGTCGGAGGGTCCTATGCCCGTCCCCCGCGGGACCAGTCATGGGCGTTGACCTGGCTGACGTTGTCCCTAGCAGCCATCGCGCTCGCCTCGACCCGGATCTACGCCGAGTACCACGAGAGCGCGCCCTGGCCGACATACGTCGCGGTAGCTCTGGGCGTCGTGGCGATCGGGCTGCTGGTCAGCACGGTGCTCGGGCACGGCGGCCCACTGATCGCCATCGGCATCCTGCTCGCAGCCGCCCTGGCGATCGGCTCACTCATCCCGAGCGGCCGCATCGGCGCCGACTACCCCACGCCCCTCGACGCCGGCCAGGTCGACGGCACGTACAAGCATGGCGTGGGTCTGCTCGAGCTGGACCTGACCGACGTGGCGGACCCTGATGCACTGCTGGGCCGCACCGTCAGCATCCGAGCTGGCGTCGGGCAGACCAAGGTCATGGTGCCCGCCGGCCTGAACGTCGAGGTCACGTCTCAGCTCGGTGCCGGACAGGTCGTCATCTTCGACCGGCAGGCCGAGGGCACCAGGAACCGGCTTGCCCATCCTGCCGACTCCGGCCCTGCACTGACGATCGACATCCACCAACGAATCGGCAACATCGAGGTGATCCGCAAATGA
- a CDS encoding gamma-glutamyltransferase has protein sequence MPDVALAAPNEAAADAGEQVARAGGNAVDAALAAALVTMVNEVGIVSLSSGGFITVQPPDGSPPQTVDGWMDMPGRGQDLGGGTWDIDTEYGGGVTVTIGPGAIAAHGSLAAFGEAHGRWGSVPWREIVAPAIAVARGGFRLGSASRYYLEYVHTDIFGWDSQSYAAVHDADGELETGLVVLPDLAESLELIATEGPAALHTGDLAKLISDDVIGRGGILGRADLAAYQPVVRPALQTTVGDWTFGTNPPPSVGGVCVTAMLRLLEGRPYAQWDAEDVAHLIRVQRAVLGHRLSVLDHTDDLERDAAAFLELIDRDHLAVLESGSTAHVSATDSDGGACSVTVSSGYSAGMIAKGTGIWLNNCLGEQELNAGGLHGLAPGTRLLSNMAPTVGRHVDGSALAIGSPGADRITTAIVQALAGFVGGMGLQQAINHPRVHVHRAGRSDEVVKTETDLTMYYGGVAATLRRSDGRLFAAADPRRDGAVRLVPADTDTGPDAV, from the coding sequence ATGCCGGATGTTGCGCTTGCCGCGCCCAATGAGGCCGCGGCCGATGCCGGTGAGCAGGTGGCCCGCGCCGGTGGAAACGCGGTCGACGCGGCTCTCGCTGCGGCGCTGGTCACGATGGTCAACGAGGTTGGCATCGTGTCGTTGAGCTCCGGCGGTTTCATCACGGTCCAGCCGCCCGATGGCAGCCCGCCGCAAACCGTCGACGGCTGGATGGACATGCCTGGTCGGGGCCAGGACCTTGGCGGTGGCACGTGGGACATCGACACTGAGTACGGGGGCGGAGTCACCGTCACGATCGGCCCGGGTGCAATCGCCGCGCACGGGTCGCTCGCCGCGTTCGGGGAAGCGCACGGGCGATGGGGCAGCGTGCCGTGGCGGGAGATTGTGGCACCCGCGATCGCCGTCGCCCGCGGAGGGTTCCGACTGGGCTCCGCATCGCGCTATTACCTGGAGTACGTCCACACCGACATCTTCGGGTGGGACTCGCAGAGTTACGCCGCCGTGCACGACGCGGACGGCGAGCTCGAGACCGGGCTCGTCGTGCTGCCCGACCTGGCCGAGTCCCTCGAGCTGATCGCGACAGAGGGCCCTGCCGCGCTGCACACGGGCGACCTCGCAAAGCTCATCAGCGACGACGTGATCGGCCGGGGCGGCATCCTTGGCCGCGCAGACCTCGCGGCCTACCAGCCAGTCGTCCGCCCGGCCCTGCAGACGACGGTGGGTGACTGGACCTTTGGGACCAACCCCCCGCCATCGGTCGGCGGGGTGTGCGTCACGGCGATGCTGCGGCTGCTGGAGGGGCGTCCCTACGCACAGTGGGACGCCGAGGACGTCGCACACCTCATCCGGGTGCAACGGGCGGTGCTGGGACACCGGCTCTCGGTGCTCGATCACACGGACGACCTCGAGCGCGACGCCGCGGCATTCCTCGAGCTGATCGACCGCGACCACCTGGCCGTGCTCGAGTCGGGTTCGACCGCCCACGTCTCGGCGACCGACAGCGATGGTGGTGCGTGCTCTGTGACGGTGTCCTCGGGCTACAGCGCGGGCATGATCGCCAAGGGCACCGGCATCTGGCTCAACAACTGCCTCGGCGAGCAGGAGCTCAACGCCGGCGGGCTGCACGGGCTGGCGCCGGGCACCCGTCTGCTCTCCAACATGGCTCCGACCGTGGGTCGTCATGTCGACGGCTCAGCGCTCGCGATCGGCTCACCGGGTGCCGACCGGATCACGACCGCGATCGTGCAGGCGCTCGCCGGATTCGTCGGCGGCATGGGGCTGCAGCAGGCGATCAACCATCCGCGCGTGCACGTCCACCGTGCAGGTCGGTCCGACGAGGTCGTCAAGACAGAGACGGACCTGACGATGTACTACGGCGGGGTGGCCGCGACGCTGCGCCGCTCCGACGGTCGGCTTTTCGCCGCTGCCGATCCGCGACGTGATGGGGCCGTCCGTCTGGTGCCTGCTGACACGGATACGGGACCAGATGCGGTTTGA